GCGTCGGGAGAAAAACAAATATATCGTCGTAAAAGCATAAGGAAAGCTTCATAGGCAAACAAATAAATTGAATGTTTTTCGTCACACATCATAGAATGAATTATCAAGTTGTACTTGCCAAGGAGTAGGAGGATAGGGGATCATGAGACCGATTAGAAGAAAAAGGCGGAGAAATGGGTTTCGCCAAAAAACAAAGGTGAATTTTACAGCAATTATTGTTATAATAAGTATGGCAGTATTGCTGGGATATGGAACAGCAAAATTTATCATCTACCCCTTGTTTCATGACAGCGGTCAGAAAGGGGACGACCTGGCGGGCCAGGGGTTCCAGATTGAAAAGTTTTTAAGCTTTTTTCTGAAAGAGGACGACCCACAGAAGGAACCGGAAGGCGATAAAAACGGAGAGCAGGGCGTTCAGGAGCAGGGCACCAGCGGGCCGGCGGTCCAGCCGGACTCTTCCGGCGGCAAAGATGGTGTGGTGGAGGATAAGCTGAATGTGACTCCGGTGCAACAGAGCACGGGGACTGATACAACTAATGGCTACTGTATTCAGTTTGGCAGTTTCACCACCAAGTTGAGTGCAGAAAGCCTGGTTTCGGAGCTGAAGGCCAGCGGTATCACCGCCGAAATCATTGAGAAAGACGGAGCCTACAAGGTAGTGAGCCAGCTTTTCCAACAGAAAGAGGAAGCGGTGACCACCATGAATTCCCTGGTGGGAACAAAGTATGCAGACGCCTTTATCACGCCTCGATAAGAAGAACATTACAGCAAGCTAATGAAGAAATTTAAACTAGAGAACAAAGAAACTATACAAAGCTGGACCTGAGATGAAAACGGTTCTCAGGGCCGGGAGAAGAAAGGCAGAACATATGATTCCTCTTTCAACCAGGATGAGACCAGACAGCATTGACCATTTTATCGGGCAGAGCCACTTTATGTACAAAGGCTCTCTCTTTTATAATTCTATAAAAAACGGTACCTTTGATTCCGCCATTTTTTTCGGGCCCTCCGGCACGGGGAAGACTACCTTGGCCCGGCTTATTGCCCGGGAAATGGACGGAGACTTTTCGGAGATAAATGCAACCTCTACAGGCATTAAGGAATTAAAAGAAATCATCGACCGAGCTCAGTTGAAATTTTTCGGCATTCAGAAGCAGACCACTTATGTATATGTGGATGAGGTTCATCGGTGGAATAAGCTTCAGCAGGATACGCTGCTGAAGGCCATTGAGGAAGGCGTTATCCATTTTATCGGCAGTACGACGGAAAATCCGTACTTTTCCATCAACAATGCCATTCTCAGCCGGGTGAGGAACATCTACGAGTTCAAACCCCACAACACCGAGGATCTGGTGCAGATTTTGACCTATACCTTGACGGAGACCGATCGGGGCCTAGGCAACCTACACATTCCCTATGAGGAGGAGGCTCTGCGGGTGTTGGCAGAATTGAGTTCAGGAGATGCCAGGGTGGCTTTGGATACCCTGGGCTTTATAGCGGAAAACTTAAATCCTGGCGAACAGCTGACCAGCAAGCTGGTGGGGGAGGCTATGCAACGGAAGACCGCTTTTTTTGATAAAAGCGAAGATCGATACAACCTGCTGTCTGCTTTGCAGAAATCCGTTCGAGGCAGTGATCCCGATGCTGCTGTTCATTATTTAGGGCGGCTTATAAATGGCGGGGCTGACTTACAGATGATTGGCAGGCGGCTGCTGGTCATGGCCAGCGAAGATATCGGCATGGCTTATCCCTCGGCTATTACCATTGTGAATTCCTGCATTCAGGCAGCTCTCATGGTGGGCTTTCCCGAGGCCCAGATTAATCTGGCTCAGGCAGTGGTGCTTCTGGCTTCTTCTCCTAAGTCCAACGCTGCATATATGGCCCTTAACAAAGCTATGGGGGATATCCAGACCAAGGTCATCGATGACGTACCCTTGCATCTGAAAGATTCTCACTACTCAGGAGCACAGAGCAGAGGCATCGGCATCGACTATAAATATCCTCATGATTACGGTGGTTATGTGAAACAGCAGTATTTACCGGACAATCTCTACCAAGAAGGCGTTCACTACTATCAGCCGACAGAAAATGGCAACGAGGCAGCATTTAAAAAATTTTTAGAAGGGGTCAGGAAAATAAATGGCAAGGATTGAACTAGCGAAAAATTCAGGGTTCTGTTTCGGGGTGAAACGGGCTATGGACATAACCGAGGAAGCAGCAGAGCAGTTTGCTGGTACGAAGCAGGTTTATACTTGCGGTCCGCTGATTCACAACCGGAACGTCACTGACGGACTGCGGGAAAAAGGCGTGGAGATTATCGATGAGTTGTCCCAGGCTTCCGAGCAAGATGTGGTCATTATCCGTTCCCATGGAGAAGGACAAGCTTTTTATGAGCAGGCAGAGCAGATTGGCTTTCAGCTTATCGATGCAACCTGCCCTTTTGTAAAAAAGATTCATAAGCTGGTGAAAGAAGCTGCTGACCGAGGCGAAGCCGTAGTGATTGTGGGCGATCAGGAGCATCCCGAAGTTCGCGGCATAAATGGCTGGTGCAGAAATAAGGCATTCATCATTAATTCTCTGGAGGAAGCGGACAAGCTGGAACCGGGGAACTATTTTGTGGTGGCCCAGACGACCATCCAGCAAAGTCACTTTGAGGCTATTCTCTCTAGGCTGGCGGAAAAAGGCTGCGGATTGGATTTGCACAATACCATCTGCAGCGCTACCCGGGACCGGCAGGAAAGCTGTAAGAAACTGGCAGAAAAAGTGGATGCCATGTTAATCATCGGAGACCGAAGCAGCTCAAATTCCCAGAAATTATATGATCTCTCAAAAAAACATTGCGAAAAAGTATATTTTATTGAAAATATAGCAGATTTACCATTGAAAGATATTGAATTATGTAATAAAATAGGAGTCGCGGCAGGTGCATCGACTCCTGAACGCTTAATTAAGGAGGTTATTGCTAACATGAGTGAATTTCTCACTGAAAACAATGAAGAAAATTTAATGCACGGCTTAATGGATGAAATTGAGAAGTCATTAAGACTGCCGAGAGGCGGAGAGATCGTAGATGGTACTGTAATTCAGGTGACTGACAGAGAAGTTGTTGTCAATCTTGGCTGCAAGAAGGACGGTATTATACCAAAGGACGAATTAACACTGGAAGGAGAACAAAAGCTTACCGATTTATTTAAAGAAGGCGATGAAATCCAGGCTAAGGTATTGAAGACTGATGACGGCGACGGAAACATTCTACTTTCTAAGAAAAAGTTAGAAGTGAACGAGCATTGGGATGAAATCAATAGTGCTCTTGAAGATAAATCATTTGTTAACGCTAAGGTTATTAAAGAAGTCAAAGGCGGCGTAATTGCAGCTTACAAGGAAGTGTACGGATTTATTCCTCTTTCCCAGTTATCGGACAAGTTTGTGGATAAAGCAGAAGAATTTATCGGCAAAACTCTTCCGGTAAGAGTAACTCGCGTAGATCAGAAGAAGGGCAAGGCGGTATTCTCTCACAAGGCTTACTTGGCAGAAGAACGTCAGAAGAAGATCGACGAAGTATGGGGCAGCCTGAGCGAAGGCGACGTAGTAGAAGGTACTGTTATGCGGTTTACTGACTACGGTGCATTCGTAGACATCGGCGGTATCGACGGATTGCTGCACATCTCCGAGATTTCTTGGGGCAAGCTGAAGCACCCACAGGAAGTTCTTTCCATTGGGCAGAAGATTGAAGTGAAGGTCCTTTCCATGAACAACGAAAAGGGCAAGATTTCTCTGGGCTTAAAGCAGACCAAGCCAGAACCATGGTCTGTTATCGATGAAAAGTACCAGATTGGTCAGGTTATTTCCGGAAAGATCGTACAGATCAAGGAATACGGTGCATTTGTAGAGTTAGAGCCAGGTCTGGACGGTCTGGTACATATCTCTGAGATTGCACACAAGCGTGTGACCAATATTGCGGATGAAATTTCTGTTGGACAGGAAGTTTCCGCAAAGATTTTGGAAATCGACAGAGATAGAAAGCGGATTAGCTTGAGCATTAAGGAAACTTTAGATGCTCCAGTTGACGAAGAGACAGAAGAAGTGGCAGCTGAGGATGAAGAATAAGCAACATCTTTAAATGGCCAGTACAGCGGGGCGTATACGTCCCGCTGTTTTTGTAGAGCGGAAGAGCGCGTATTTTGCTCTGCGGCTCCCAGAAGCATGGATGGAAAAGAGGTCCAGCGTAGTAAACGAAGTTTGCGGAGGAGGCGAAACCAGGATGAAGAATTTGATTTTAATAGGAATGCCAGCCTGCGGAAAGAGTACGGTGGGTGTAGTTCTAGCTAAGACGGTAGGTATGCGGTTCATGGACACGGACCTGCTGATTCAAGAGCGGGAAGGTGCTTTGCTGCAAGACTTGATCGATAAAAAGGGAAACGATTATTTTCAGAAGGTGGAAGAATACGTCCTACGCAGCATCGATACGGAAAACACGGTCATCTCCACGGGAGGCAGTGCTGTCTATTACCCGGAAGCCATTCGGCATTTTAAGAAAAAGGGCCTGGTGGTCTACCTGAAAGTTCCTTTCGAAGCCATAGAGGAGCGGCTGGATAACATTACGACCAGGGGCATTACCATGGGACCAGGGCAAACATTAAAGGATATCTATAACTTGAGAATCCCCTTGTACGAGGCCAATGCAGATATTACGGTGGATACAGGCGATTTGACGGTAGAGCAGACCATTGAAAAAATTATGAAGGCAATCGGATAATGGATGATTGTAAAGAAAGGACCTATAGTACATCAAGCTGTCGGTGGGAGCATAACTGAAAAGGATATAAAAAAAGCTTTTAAGCCAAAGGGTAAAGAAACCAGGTTTAAAAGCTTTTTAGGTTAACGGGCAGTATAGCAAGAGTAACTTGCTCTCGAAAGGTACCATCTAGGAAAGCACTAGGCTAGAGAAGCTTGTATCAACTCTTCAGCACTCTTCAAGGTGGCTTCGGTAATATTCAATCCACCTAGAAGACGGGCCACCTCCTGGATTTTTTCCTCCGGGGAAAGAGGGACCACCGTCGTATAGGTGGAGGTTTCGTCGGAGCTCTTGACAATCTTATAATTATAGCTGCCGCAGGCGGTAATCTGAGGCAAGTGGGTAATGCAGATGATCTGATGATTTTCAGCAATTTCTCTCAGCTTCTGTCCCACCACGCTGGCAGCAATTCCGCTGATGCCAGTATCTATCTCGTCGAAAATCATGGTAGGAATATCATCATAGTCGCCGATGATTTTTTTGAAAGCCAGCATAATCCGGGACATTTCCCCGCCAGAAGCAATTTTAGCCAGAGGTTTCAAAGGTTCTCCCCGGTTGGTGCTGATGAGAAATTCCACGGTGTCCACGCCGTTGGCAGTGTACCCAGAAGGATTTTTCGTCAAACTGATTTCAAACTCAGCACTGTTAAAACTTAATTCGTGAAGTTGAGCTTTAATTTTAACCTGAAGCTCGGCAGCGGCCGTCTTGCGCAGAGTAGAGAGACGCTGTGAGGCTAGTTTCAGCTGATCTTCACAGACTGAAAGCTGGTGTGTTATGGCTTCTTTGGTCTCGTCCATATTTTCAATGGTGGCTAAATCCGCCTCCAGCTGTTGTCGGTAAGTCAGCACCTTTTCGATAGAGCCGCCATATTTTCGTTTCAGCTTGTCGATGACGTTCATTCTGGAAATGGCCAGGTCCAGCTGCTCCGGGGAAAAGGTCACGTGGTCCCGGATGCTCCGGACTTCGCGGCTGATATCCTCCAGCTTGTAGTAAGCATCATCGAAATCCGCCAGCAAGTCTTGTACAGCCTTGGAATAGGGGGCAATGTCTTGCAGTTGGTCTTGGACCTTGGACAAAGCTTCCAGTACGGAAGGAGAATTGTCGTATAATGCTTCGTAAGAATTAGACAGATTGCCATATATCTTTTCGCTGTTTTGCAGAGCCAGGATTTCTTCTTCTAAGGTTTCATCCTCGCCAGAAATCAGGTTAGCATTGTCAATTTCGTTCAGTTCAAAGCTGATAAAGTCGTATTTTCGCTGATTGTCGGCGGCGTTGGCCAGCAGTTGTTCCAGCTGACTTTTCAGGCTTTTGTATTCTTGATAAAAGTTTTGGGTCAGAGTTTGAACCGGCAAAATCTCAGCACTGTTGTACAGGTCCAGCAAGGTGATGTGAAGCTCTGGGTCCAGCAGAGATTGATGGTCATACTGGCCGTGAATGTCTGCTAGTTTTTTACAGAGCCCATGGAGAAAAGATACCGAAACAATTTGATTGTTCACTCGGCACACACCTTTTCCGCTGGCAGAAATTTCCCGTTTAATGATGATTTGGCCTTCATCTGCCGGAATACCGTTTTCTTCCAACAGCACGAAGGCTGGTTTTGGGCAGTCTTCAACAATCAGCTCGATTACTGCCTTGTCTTTTCCAGAGCGGACAAAAGCCGTATCTGCTCTGCTTCCCAGGGCCAGGCTGACCGCTTCGATGATGATGGATTTACCAGCGCCGGTCTCGCCGGTAATAATGTTCAGGCCGGTGTGAAAATCCACATCCATTTCATCGATAATAGCAAAATCCTTCACATGCAGATGAGAA
The genomic region above belongs to Aminipila butyrica and contains:
- a CDS encoding SPOR domain-containing protein; amino-acid sequence: MRPIRRKRRRNGFRQKTKVNFTAIIVIISMAVLLGYGTAKFIIYPLFHDSGQKGDDLAGQGFQIEKFLSFFLKEDDPQKEPEGDKNGEQGVQEQGTSGPAVQPDSSGGKDGVVEDKLNVTPVQQSTGTDTTNGYCIQFGSFTTKLSAESLVSELKASGITAEIIEKDGAYKVVSQLFQQKEEAVTTMNSLVGTKYADAFITPR
- a CDS encoding replication-associated recombination protein A produces the protein MIPLSTRMRPDSIDHFIGQSHFMYKGSLFYNSIKNGTFDSAIFFGPSGTGKTTLARLIAREMDGDFSEINATSTGIKELKEIIDRAQLKFFGIQKQTTYVYVDEVHRWNKLQQDTLLKAIEEGVIHFIGSTTENPYFSINNAILSRVRNIYEFKPHNTEDLVQILTYTLTETDRGLGNLHIPYEEEALRVLAELSSGDARVALDTLGFIAENLNPGEQLTSKLVGEAMQRKTAFFDKSEDRYNLLSALQKSVRGSDPDAAVHYLGRLINGGADLQMIGRRLLVMASEDIGMAYPSAITIVNSCIQAALMVGFPEAQINLAQAVVLLASSPKSNAAYMALNKAMGDIQTKVIDDVPLHLKDSHYSGAQSRGIGIDYKYPHDYGGYVKQQYLPDNLYQEGVHYYQPTENGNEAAFKKFLEGVRKINGKD
- a CDS encoding bifunctional 4-hydroxy-3-methylbut-2-enyl diphosphate reductase/30S ribosomal protein S1, which translates into the protein MARIELAKNSGFCFGVKRAMDITEEAAEQFAGTKQVYTCGPLIHNRNVTDGLREKGVEIIDELSQASEQDVVIIRSHGEGQAFYEQAEQIGFQLIDATCPFVKKIHKLVKEAADRGEAVVIVGDQEHPEVRGINGWCRNKAFIINSLEEADKLEPGNYFVVAQTTIQQSHFEAILSRLAEKGCGLDLHNTICSATRDRQESCKKLAEKVDAMLIIGDRSSSNSQKLYDLSKKHCEKVYFIENIADLPLKDIELCNKIGVAAGASTPERLIKEVIANMSEFLTENNEENLMHGLMDEIEKSLRLPRGGEIVDGTVIQVTDREVVVNLGCKKDGIIPKDELTLEGEQKLTDLFKEGDEIQAKVLKTDDGDGNILLSKKKLEVNEHWDEINSALEDKSFVNAKVIKEVKGGVIAAYKEVYGFIPLSQLSDKFVDKAEEFIGKTLPVRVTRVDQKKGKAVFSHKAYLAEERQKKIDEVWGSLSEGDVVEGTVMRFTDYGAFVDIGGIDGLLHISEISWGKLKHPQEVLSIGQKIEVKVLSMNNEKGKISLGLKQTKPEPWSVIDEKYQIGQVISGKIVQIKEYGAFVELEPGLDGLVHISEIAHKRVTNIADEISVGQEVSAKILEIDRDRKRISLSIKETLDAPVDEETEEVAAEDEE
- a CDS encoding shikimate kinase, which gives rise to MKNLILIGMPACGKSTVGVVLAKTVGMRFMDTDLLIQEREGALLQDLIDKKGNDYFQKVEEYVLRSIDTENTVISTGGSAVYYPEAIRHFKKKGLVVYLKVPFEAIEERLDNITTRGITMGPGQTLKDIYNLRIPLYEANADITVDTGDLTVEQTIEKIMKAIG
- the recN gene encoding DNA repair protein RecN encodes the protein MISHLHVKDFAIIDEMDVDFHTGLNIITGETGAGKSIIIEAVSLALGSRADTAFVRSGKDKAVIELIVEDCPKPAFVLLEENGIPADEGQIIIKREISASGKGVCRVNNQIVSVSFLHGLCKKLADIHGQYDHQSLLDPELHITLLDLYNSAEILPVQTLTQNFYQEYKSLKSQLEQLLANAADNQRKYDFISFELNEIDNANLISGEDETLEEEILALQNSEKIYGNLSNSYEALYDNSPSVLEALSKVQDQLQDIAPYSKAVQDLLADFDDAYYKLEDISREVRSIRDHVTFSPEQLDLAISRMNVIDKLKRKYGGSIEKVLTYRQQLEADLATIENMDETKEAITHQLSVCEDQLKLASQRLSTLRKTAAAELQVKIKAQLHELSFNSAEFEISLTKNPSGYTANGVDTVEFLISTNRGEPLKPLAKIASGGEMSRIMLAFKKIIGDYDDIPTMIFDEIDTGISGIAASVVGQKLREIAENHQIICITHLPQITACGSYNYKIVKSSDETSTYTTVVPLSPEEKIQEVARLLGGLNITEATLKSAEELIQASLA